A single region of the Anaerolineales bacterium genome encodes:
- the hemA gene encoding glutamyl-tRNA reductase: MSNRENLFVIGISHHRADVARRERAALSPATQEQFLSAAANGGLSGVAQLAILATCNRTELYAVGDPTVGEDTLRSLILTHTRLTAVEWQESGYTYRGDAAVRHGMGVAGGLDSQLLGEGEILRQIVLTYERARQAGSVGAVLATFLQRAIHAGKRIRHETTLSIGGRSLSGLAIRQGEALLGRPAADLTALVIGAGAMARSALAALKGRGVRRVIIANRTPANAESLAAAFGARLIPLTELSAAFAEANLVITASSGETPMLVPHHMTSAIPRLIVDLGVPRNVDPAVGDLRGQHLYNLDDLHRLAEAQDVERRRAIPHAEAILSQEVEAFLRWHIERAAIPAIRSVQSHAAVLRQAATLHLLGQWGWQFPALWGRDWRAMEWLSRRLTNKLIHRLIYDLKAGVRAG; encoded by the coding sequence GTGAGCAACAGGGAAAACCTCTTTGTCATTGGCATCAGCCATCATCGGGCGGACGTGGCGCGGCGCGAACGGGCAGCGCTTTCCCCCGCCACGCAAGAGCAATTTCTGAGCGCCGCTGCAAACGGGGGACTTTCCGGGGTGGCGCAACTCGCCATCCTTGCCACCTGCAACCGGACGGAACTCTATGCCGTTGGTGATCCCACCGTTGGGGAGGACACCCTCCGCAGCCTCATCCTCACCCACACGCGATTAACAGCGGTGGAATGGCAGGAATCGGGGTATACCTATAGAGGGGATGCGGCAGTACGGCACGGTATGGGTGTCGCTGGCGGACTCGATTCGCAGCTTTTGGGGGAAGGGGAAATTTTGCGGCAAATCGTCCTCACCTACGAACGGGCGCGACAGGCAGGCAGTGTTGGGGCAGTCTTGGCAACCTTTCTTCAACGAGCCATCCACGCGGGCAAGCGCATCCGCCACGAGACAACGCTCAGCATAGGGGGGCGTTCGCTCAGTGGGCTTGCCATTCGGCAGGGAGAGGCGCTTTTGGGGCGTCCGGCGGCCGATCTCACGGCATTGGTCATTGGGGCAGGGGCAATGGCACGTTCGGCGCTGGCAGCCCTAAAGGGGCGAGGCGTTCGGCGGGTGATCATTGCCAACCGCACCCCCGCCAACGCCGAATCGCTGGCAGCGGCGTTTGGGGCAAGGCTCATTCCCCTCACGGAACTCTCGGCTGCTTTTGCTGAGGCGAATCTTGTGATCACCGCATCCAGTGGCGAGACGCCCATGTTAGTGCCTCATCATATGACTTCCGCCATTCCGCGCCTGATTGTCGATTTAGGTGTGCCTCGCAACGTTGATCCAGCGGTGGGCGATCTTCGGGGGCAGCACCTCTACAACCTAGATGATTTGCATCGCCTTGCCGAGGCACAAGATGTTGAACGCCGCCGCGCCATCCCCCACGCTGAGGCAATTCTTAGCCAAGAAGTTGAAGCATTTCTCCGCTGGCACATCGAGCGTGCAGCCATCCCCGCCATTCGCAGTGTGCAGTCCCATGCTGCCGTACTCCGTCAAGCAGCGACGCTACATCTCTTGGGGCAGTGGGGGTGGCAGTTTCCTGCCCTGTGGGGGAGGGATTGGCGGGCAATGGAATGGCTGAGCCGCCGCCTGACAAACAAACTGATTCATCGCCTGATTTACGACTTGAAGGCAGGGGTGCGGGCGGGGTGA
- the cobA gene encoding uroporphyrinogen-III C-methyltransferase, with protein MTHAVPGTVYLIGAGPGDPGLITVKGLALLRSAEVILYDRLIPHALLDEVRPDAERIDVGKVSERPKQAISQEGINALIIEKAQAGKSVVRLKGGDPFVFGRGGEEALACREAGIPCLIVPGVSSAVAVPAYAGVPVTQRGMVTAFTVFAGHEDPAKEVSGIDFPALVGAARMGTLVLLMGLLNLEAILSRLIAAGLEAETPALCIEQGTTPDQRVVGGTVATLAEAVGVAGFKPPAITVIGAVVGLREALAWFGKDEQ; from the coding sequence ATGACTCACGCAGTCCCCGGCACGGTCTACCTCATTGGGGCAGGTCCCGGCGATCCCGGTTTAATCACGGTGAAAGGTCTCGCCCTTCTTCGCTCCGCCGAGGTGATTCTCTATGACCGGCTGATTCCGCACGCCTTGTTGGATGAAGTGCGCCCCGACGCGGAACGGATCGATGTGGGCAAAGTCTCCGAACGCCCCAAACAAGCGATTAGCCAAGAGGGAATCAATGCGCTCATCATCGAAAAAGCACAGGCGGGCAAGAGCGTCGTCCGGCTGAAGGGTGGCGATCCGTTTGTCTTTGGGCGCGGCGGGGAAGAAGCGTTGGCGTGCCGCGAGGCGGGAATCCCTTGCCTGATTGTGCCGGGGGTGAGCAGCGCGGTTGCTGTCCCCGCCTATGCTGGAGTCCCGGTCACACAGCGGGGGATGGTCACCGCGTTCACTGTCTTTGCCGGACATGAAGACCCCGCTAAAGAGGTGAGTGGGATCGATTTTCCGGCGCTGGTTGGGGCGGCGCGGATGGGGACGCTGGTTTTATTGATGGGGCTGCTGAACCTAGAAGCAATCTTGAGTCGTCTGATCGCCGCCGGGTTGGAGGCGGAGACGCCCGCCCTGTGCATCGAACAGGGAACAACGCCCGATCAGCGCGTGGTGGGTGGGACGGTGGCGACGCTGGCGGAAGCGGTGGGGGTGGCTGGGTTTAAACCTCCGGCGATCACGGTGATCGGTGCGGTGGTCGGACTTCGTGAGGCGCTGGCATGGTTTGGGAAGGATGAGCAGTGA
- a CDS encoding NADPH-dependent assimilatory sulfite reductase hemoprotein subunit gives MSKGNVEQIKLESHGLRGSLEDEFANGEAFLSEAGKQLIKFHGSYQQEDRDARKNARKEKPTESERHGKQVSFMIRSKIPGGGLTAAQYLIHDDLATQYGNGTLRLTTRQAIQLHGVIKGELRETIRALNSALVTTFGACGDVVRNVMACPAPSGDAPRQTVQAFATTLSDALLPKTRAYHQIWIDGEAIIEDEDEPLYGKTYLPRKFKAAVAFPGDNCVDIFTQDVGLVALFDEDGVHLGFNVLAGGGMGMTHNNEETFPRLADVIGFVAPQDALEVVKAIVTIHRDFGDRENRKHARLKYVLHERGVAWFREELQRRVPFTIHAPRPMPDFRVDDHLGWHEQGDGCYFLGIPVASGRVYNDGAYRLRDGLRTVIERFSLPVRLTAQQNILLTDIHPDLRPEITAILTAHGIQLVEALSGVRRHGLACPALPTCGLAIAEAERALPDLLTAIEGVLSEVGIADDPITIRMTGCPNGCARPYVAEVGIVGRSLNKYTIFLGGVAANTRLNTVFRDLVPFEEIAPTLRPVFTAYRDGRQGTESFGEFVVRVGVDALRDTIAEAVPTPAGD, from the coding sequence ATGAGCAAAGGGAATGTTGAGCAGATCAAACTGGAAAGTCATGGGTTGCGCGGTTCGCTAGAGGATGAATTTGCCAATGGGGAGGCGTTCCTCAGCGAAGCGGGCAAGCAGTTGATCAAGTTTCACGGGTCGTACCAGCAAGAAGACCGCGATGCCCGCAAGAACGCTCGGAAAGAGAAACCCACCGAAAGCGAACGCCACGGAAAACAAGTTTCCTTCATGATTCGTTCAAAAATCCCCGGCGGCGGGTTAACAGCGGCGCAGTACCTGATCCATGACGATCTTGCCACGCAGTATGGCAACGGCACGCTGCGCCTGACCACCCGCCAAGCGATCCAATTGCACGGCGTGATCAAAGGGGAACTACGCGAGACGATCCGCGCCCTGAACAGCGCGTTGGTGACCACCTTCGGGGCGTGTGGGGATGTCGTCCGCAATGTGATGGCATGTCCCGCCCCCAGCGGCGATGCCCCCCGCCAGACCGTGCAGGCTTTTGCCACGACGCTCAGCGATGCCCTTTTGCCCAAGACGAGGGCATACCACCAAATTTGGATCGATGGCGAGGCAATCATCGAGGACGAAGATGAACCGCTCTATGGGAAAACCTACCTCCCCCGCAAATTTAAGGCGGCGGTTGCCTTCCCGGGTGATAACTGCGTCGATATTTTCACCCAAGATGTTGGGTTGGTCGCGCTCTTTGATGAGGATGGTGTTCATCTCGGCTTTAACGTCCTTGCTGGTGGCGGCATGGGGATGACGCACAACAACGAGGAAACCTTTCCCCGTCTTGCCGATGTGATCGGCTTTGTTGCCCCTCAAGATGCCCTTGAGGTGGTAAAGGCAATCGTCACCATCCACCGCGATTTTGGCGACCGCGAAAACCGCAAACATGCCCGCCTAAAGTATGTCTTGCACGAGCGCGGGGTGGCATGGTTTCGGGAAGAATTGCAACGGCGTGTTCCCTTCACCATCCATGCCCCGCGCCCCATGCCCGATTTCCGCGTGGATGATCATCTGGGATGGCACGAACAAGGCGATGGCTGCTACTTCTTAGGGATTCCGGTGGCGAGTGGGCGCGTTTACAACGATGGCGCGTACCGCCTCCGCGACGGTCTGCGGACGGTGATCGAGCGCTTTAGCCTCCCCGTTCGGCTTACCGCGCAGCAAAACATCCTTCTCACCGATATTCACCCTGACCTGCGCCCGGAGATCACGGCGATCCTGACCGCACACGGCATTCAGCTTGTGGAGGCGCTCTCCGGCGTTCGCCGGCACGGACTCGCCTGCCCCGCCTTGCCCACTTGCGGGCTGGCAATTGCCGAGGCAGAGCGAGCGCTTCCCGACCTTCTGACAGCAATTGAGGGCGTCCTCAGCGAGGTGGGCATTGCCGACGATCCGATCACCATTCGTATGACAGGCTGCCCAAACGGGTGCGCCCGTCCCTATGTTGCCGAGGTGGGCATTGTCGGGCGTTCGCTGAACAAGTACACGATTTTCTTAGGCGGCGTTGCGGCAAATACGCGCCTGAACACCGTCTTTCGTGATCTTGTCCCCTTTGAGGAGATCGCCCCAACCTTGCGCCCTGTCTTTACTGCCTATCGAGATGGGCGACAAGGGACGGAATCATTCGGTGAATTCGTTGTGCGGGTGGGAGTAGACGCCTTGCGCGATACCATCGCTGAGGCAGTCCCCACCCCCGCTGGTGATTAA
- a CDS encoding LacI family DNA-binding transcriptional regulator — MATLKEVAHHAHVSTATVSKVLSNTPYVSAETRARVLQSVEALGYVPNLAARALSKGHTYMIGVVFPYKTDHLFGDPHILSLLEGIETICVEMGYNMLLSTPRAPVVESIQYQRLVQGGYLEGLITLETLPGTPVSSLPEQHGYPWVAIGYHSAKNNLNTIHTDDRSGARAIAQYLIQLGHRDIGVISVHADALTATEQRIAGYREAFNAAGLVFDRAPLEYGNFTVESGYQATDRLLAAVPRPTAILCLNDRMAMGAIQRAWAAGLRVPEDLSVVGFDDIPNASFFTPALTTVRQPAYEMGERAARMLFEIMAHKASRLRRKTPSREGFSPIVFPSELIVRGSATRPPYADYE, encoded by the coding sequence GTGGCGACCTTAAAAGAAGTTGCCCATCATGCCCATGTTTCGACGGCGACAGTCTCCAAAGTCCTGTCGAACACCCCCTACGTCAGCGCTGAGACGCGAGCGCGAGTGTTGCAGTCTGTGGAAGCGCTTGGCTATGTGCCAAACCTTGCGGCACGGGCGCTCTCCAAAGGGCATACCTATATGATCGGGGTCGTCTTTCCCTATAAAACCGATCACCTTTTTGGCGATCCGCACATTCTTTCCCTATTGGAAGGGATTGAGACGATTTGTGTGGAGATGGGCTACAACATGCTGCTCAGCACCCCACGCGCCCCCGTTGTGGAATCGATACAGTACCAGCGTTTGGTACAGGGCGGCTACCTCGAAGGCTTAATCACCCTCGAAACGCTCCCCGGCACCCCGGTTAGCAGCCTTCCCGAACAGCACGGCTATCCCTGGGTTGCCATTGGCTACCACTCGGCAAAGAACAACCTGAACACCATTCACACCGATGACCGCAGCGGGGCGCGGGCGATTGCCCAGTATCTGATCCAGCTTGGGCACCGCGACATTGGGGTGATCAGCGTTCACGCTGATGCACTTACGGCGACGGAACAACGGATTGCCGGCTACCGTGAAGCATTTAACGCTGCCGGCTTGGTCTTTGACCGCGCCCCCTTAGAGTACGGCAACTTTACGGTGGAAAGTGGTTACCAAGCGACAGATCGTCTGCTTGCCGCAGTCCCTCGCCCAACGGCGATTTTGTGCCTGAATGATCGCATGGCGATGGGCGCTATTCAACGGGCGTGGGCGGCGGGGCTGCGCGTGCCGGAAGATTTGAGCGTCGTTGGCTTCGATGACATTCCCAATGCCTCGTTCTTTACCCCCGCCCTGACGACAGTTCGCCAGCCCGCCTATGAGATGGGCGAACGTGCCGCCCGAATGCTCTTTGAAATCATGGCGCACAAGGCATCGCGGCTGCGCCGAAAGACCCCAAGCCGCGAGGGGTTTTCGCCCATTGTTTTTCCTTCTGAACTCATTGTGCGCGGGTCGGCGACAAGACCACCCTACGCAGACTACGAATGA
- a CDS encoding carbohydrate ABC transporter substrate-binding protein gives MSKKLLTLMVVMALIVVGFAAATRPAPVIAQAGEVTFNSNASDPTPRAFMEKIVGLWNEQNPDSPVTLNTINHEDFKQAIRTYLLASPAPDVLTWFAGNRAAFFIQRGLIADFADVWESEGWDDVYPAGFKALASYEDKPYFLPSNYYWWALYFRSSILKDAGLEAPQTWEDLMTACKTLNEKGITPIAIGTKGPWTAAAWFDYINMRLNGPEFHVNLMQLKESYTDPRVKATFMKWKELFDNKCIMENSAALDWNEAVTPFVQGKAAMYLMGGFITDTYNGAAAGTAAEGDLDFTRFPIIDPAMPIGEDAPTDGYFIAAKAANLEGAKAFLAFLGSKEIVQLGVDEMDRLPTRTDVSTEKFNDAQKKGIELIQAADYVAQFYDRDTTPEMAEKGLNAFASFFADPSEANIDKLLAELEETRARLHEEEMKSE, from the coding sequence ATGTCTAAAAAACTCTTGACCCTTATGGTGGTCATGGCGTTGATAGTGGTTGGCTTTGCGGCGGCAACACGCCCCGCACCGGTGATTGCCCAAGCGGGCGAAGTGACCTTTAATTCCAATGCTTCCGACCCAACCCCCCGCGCTTTTATGGAAAAGATTGTCGGATTGTGGAACGAACAAAATCCTGATAGCCCCGTAACCTTGAACACGATCAACCACGAGGATTTTAAGCAGGCGATCCGCACCTACTTGTTGGCAAGCCCCGCCCCCGATGTGCTGACGTGGTTTGCGGGCAACCGCGCCGCGTTCTTCATTCAACGTGGGCTGATTGCCGACTTTGCCGATGTATGGGAGAGCGAAGGGTGGGATGATGTCTATCCCGCCGGCTTCAAGGCGCTTGCCAGCTACGAAGACAAACCCTACTTCCTGCCGAGCAACTACTACTGGTGGGCGCTCTACTTCCGTTCCTCTATCCTGAAGGATGCCGGGTTGGAAGCCCCCCAAACATGGGAAGACCTGATGACTGCCTGCAAGACCCTCAACGAGAAGGGCATTACCCCCATCGCCATTGGGACGAAGGGTCCGTGGACGGCAGCCGCATGGTTCGACTACATCAACATGCGCCTGAATGGTCCTGAATTCCATGTCAACCTAATGCAGCTTAAAGAGAGCTACACCGACCCCCGCGTGAAGGCAACCTTCATGAAGTGGAAGGAACTCTTTGATAACAAGTGCATTATGGAAAACAGCGCTGCGTTGGACTGGAACGAAGCCGTGACGCCGTTCGTTCAGGGCAAGGCTGCCATGTACCTCATGGGTGGGTTCATCACCGATACGTATAATGGCGCAGCCGCAGGGACAGCCGCCGAGGGCGACCTCGACTTCACCCGCTTCCCGATCATCGACCCGGCAATGCCCATTGGTGAAGACGCCCCGACGGATGGATACTTCATCGCCGCCAAAGCCGCCAACCTTGAAGGGGCAAAGGCGTTCTTGGCATTCTTGGGCAGCAAGGAAATCGTCCAGTTGGGTGTTGACGAGATGGATCGTCTCCCCACCCGTACCGATGTCAGCACCGAAAAGTTCAACGATGCCCAAAAGAAGGGTATCGAGTTGATCCAGGCGGCGGATTACGTGGCGCAGTTCTATGACCGTGACACCACCCCCGAAATGGCAGAGAAGGGCTTGAATGCTTTTGCCTCGTTCTTTGCTGATCCGTCGGAAGCAAACATCGACAAACTGTTGGCAGAGTTGGAAGAAACCCGCGCTCGCCTCCACGAAGAGGAAATGAAGAGCGAATAA
- a CDS encoding sugar ABC transporter permease codes for MARLFSDNMFKNAFLNNLKWLAFFLLVPTVMGLAMAMIFNNKFPGNRVFKMAFFAPLVISPVVVAKIWEAMYRPDTGLINSVLNTITGIPIKDLPGWMADPNLVLWCIIVAAAWRQVGYVMILYLAGLKSLDSTLLEAATVDGANRWQQFWNVIFPLLGPVTVVVLVISVIDSLRAFELVAITTNGQPGGASQVIANYMYIEAFNNYNMGYASATAVVLLGIMLVFIIPYLIRTARTELEY; via the coding sequence ATGGCACGCTTGTTTAGCGATAACATGTTCAAAAACGCTTTCCTGAATAATCTGAAATGGTTGGCGTTCTTCCTCCTCGTCCCCACTGTGATGGGCTTGGCGATGGCGATGATCTTCAACAACAAATTCCCCGGCAATCGTGTTTTCAAAATGGCGTTTTTTGCCCCGCTGGTCATTTCCCCGGTGGTGGTGGCAAAAATCTGGGAGGCGATGTACCGTCCCGATACGGGGCTGATCAATTCCGTCCTAAATACAATCACGGGCATTCCGATCAAAGATTTACCCGGGTGGATGGCAGACCCCAATTTAGTCTTGTGGTGCATCATCGTCGCCGCCGCTTGGCGGCAGGTTGGCTATGTGATGATCCTCTACTTGGCGGGGTTGAAAAGCCTTGATTCAACCCTCTTAGAGGCGGCAACGGTAGACGGGGCGAACCGCTGGCAGCAGTTTTGGAATGTCATTTTCCCGCTTTTGGGTCCGGTGACCGTCGTCGTGTTGGTCATCTCCGTCATTGACTCCCTGCGGGCGTTTGAACTCGTCGCCATTACGACGAATGGACAACCCGGCGGCGCCAGTCAGGTCATTGCCAATTACATGTATATCGAAGCCTTCAATAACTACAACATGGGCTATGCCAGCGCAACGGCGGTGGTGCTGTTGGGGATTATGCTCGTCTTTATCATTCCTTACCTGATTCGCACCGCCCGCACCGAGTTGGAATATTAA
- a CDS encoding carbohydrate ABC transporter permease, which produces MRRRQISPLMLIGLTIFTLLWLVPIFSALYTAVRTQGDLTANGFFSLPRELKLTENFMTAWSTGKINVYLKNSFIITVPALIGMLGLSSLAAFALARYKFRGNLLIYFMFVVGTMLPYQILMIPVFYLTQQVGLYDQYGAVIAIHVAFQLGFCTFVLRNFMRTVPGEILEAARMDGAGEFRLYYQIMMPLSLPALAALGTLEFTWIFNDYLWAIVLFKDANKYPATAGVNALKGQFITDWPILIAGSLIATIPTVFVFTFLQRYFIQGLTLGSGK; this is translated from the coding sequence ATGCGCCGCCGCCAGATCAGCCCCCTGATGCTCATCGGCTTGACCATCTTCACGCTGCTCTGGCTTGTCCCCATCTTCAGCGCTCTCTACACCGCTGTGCGAACTCAAGGCGATCTGACGGCGAATGGTTTTTTCTCCCTCCCGCGTGAATTGAAACTGACCGAAAATTTCATGACCGCGTGGTCAACAGGCAAGATCAATGTCTACTTGAAGAACAGCTTCATCATCACCGTTCCCGCCCTCATCGGGATGTTAGGGTTGTCCTCTCTGGCGGCGTTTGCCCTTGCCCGTTACAAGTTTCGGGGCAACTTGCTGATCTACTTTATGTTTGTGGTAGGGACGATGCTCCCCTACCAAATTTTGATGATCCCCGTCTTTTACCTTACCCAACAGGTTGGCTTATACGACCAATATGGGGCGGTGATCGCCATTCACGTTGCCTTCCAATTGGGGTTCTGCACGTTCGTCTTGCGTAATTTTATGCGCACTGTGCCGGGCGAAATCCTAGAGGCAGCCCGAATGGACGGCGCAGGTGAGTTCCGCCTTTACTACCAGATCATGATGCCCCTCAGCCTTCCGGCGTTGGCAGCGTTGGGGACGCTTGAGTTCACCTGGATTTTCAACGATTATCTGTGGGCGATTGTCTTGTTCAAAGACGCCAATAAATATCCGGCAACAGCGGGAGTCAATGCCCTTAAGGGGCAGTTCATCACCGATTGGCCCATCCTGATTGCGGGCTCACTTATTGCCACAATCCCCACAGTATTTGTATTCACATTCCTTCAGCGGTACTTTATTCAAGGGCTGACGCTCGGTTCGGGGAAGTAA
- a CDS encoding branched-chain amino acid ABC transporter substrate-binding protein, producing the protein MARRTVLVVVAGGILFLGAALIFLTRQTAPTPMKILISLPGWEDMEWFTSAVACTVEIVSEERQPKFAAKGRSLEFITIYTAEETDRDSTTAEREKILPVIEGDAAILAVWGAGSSGEARNTIPVLNEVPIALVSSFATSPGLTKSSYDRPGEPLIYYPSGRRTFFRVVPDDDMQGVVATRWLNQEGYKRVFIIAQENAYSAGLTGILEANAADYNLEIVGKEVITPSALSEDDLNALAERVLAKNPQVIFYPASMDKSFAVIDALRRRNPTIPVLGGDGLIVETLPAERALLEGVYATNVSPPIDKVEGAAGLVKTYTERWGKTPGCSPKQPTTIAKPPDFVLPVYEALSVMAHALETADEPTRIGVLRTLQNLGEYEGLTGTWKFDANGDITLATINLMQIQNGEWVSVRIIR; encoded by the coding sequence ATGGCACGACGAACCGTTCTCGTGGTAGTGGCAGGGGGAATTCTCTTCCTTGGGGCTGCTCTCATCTTCCTAACGCGCCAAACTGCGCCAACTCCGATGAAAATCCTCATCTCTCTTCCCGGCTGGGAGGATATGGAATGGTTTACCTCGGCTGTGGCGTGTACAGTTGAAATTGTTTCCGAAGAACGCCAACCGAAGTTTGCTGCCAAAGGGCGCTCCCTTGAGTTCATCACCATTTACACCGCTGAGGAGACAGACCGCGATAGCACAACAGCGGAACGCGAAAAGATCCTGCCCGTTATCGAAGGGGACGCGGCGATCTTGGCAGTGTGGGGCGCCGGCAGCAGCGGCGAGGCACGCAACACGATTCCCGTTCTAAATGAAGTGCCAATTGCCCTTGTGTCCTCCTTTGCTACCTCACCGGGGCTGACGAAATCAAGCTATGATCGCCCCGGCGAACCGCTGATCTATTACCCCTCTGGGCGACGAACATTTTTCCGCGTGGTCCCTGATGACGATATGCAAGGGGTGGTTGCCACCCGTTGGCTGAACCAAGAGGGCTACAAGCGTGTCTTTATCATTGCCCAAGAAAACGCCTACTCTGCTGGTCTCACGGGGATTTTAGAAGCGAACGCCGCAGACTATAACCTAGAGATTGTGGGGAAAGAGGTGATCACCCCCTCTGCCCTTAGCGAGGACGACTTGAACGCCCTTGCCGAGCGCGTTCTTGCCAAAAACCCGCAGGTTATTTTCTACCCCGCCAGTATGGATAAATCCTTTGCCGTCATTGATGCGCTGCGCCGTCGCAACCCAACCATTCCAGTTTTGGGCGGGGATGGCTTAATTGTGGAGACGCTCCCTGCTGAACGTGCCTTGTTGGAAGGCGTTTATGCCACGAATGTCAGCCCGCCCATTGATAAGGTCGAAGGGGCGGCGGGGCTGGTAAAGACCTACACCGAACGTTGGGGGAAAACGCCCGGCTGCTCCCCGAAACAGCCAACGACAATCGCAAAACCACCTGATTTCGTCCTTCCCGTCTATGAGGCACTCTCTGTGATGGCGCACGCCCTTGAAACTGCCGATGAGCCAACGCGGATTGGCGTCTTGCGTACCCTCCAAAACTTGGGTGAGTACGAGGGGTTGACCGGCACATGGAAATTTGACGCCAACGGCGACATCACCCTAGCGACGATCAACCTCATGCAAATCCAAAATGGGGAGTGGGTTTCGGTCAGGATCATCCGCTAG
- a CDS encoding M48 family metalloprotease encodes MSRSRSGGGSSSMQLLIGIAMAVFAVISFLGSKQFNPITGQNQYISLTADQEISLGLQSEPRMIAEFGGLYQNKQVQDAIDQIGFRLVNNSIAQNTPWQFEFSVLNDNQTVNAFALPGGRVFITTALLSRLETNDEVAGVLAHEIVHVLARHGTQRIAKSDLTNGLLGAVSVATGDASAAQTAAMIGQLINLKYGRDDELQSDALGVCLMIQAGYNPEGMLKVQRLLASLGGARQPEYLSTHPNPENRIAKIQAAIANAAAECPK; translated from the coding sequence ATGTCACGGTCACGTTCGGGAGGTGGCAGCAGTTCGATGCAACTGCTGATCGGGATTGCTATGGCAGTTTTTGCGGTGATCTCGTTCTTAGGCTCTAAACAGTTCAACCCTATCACCGGGCAAAATCAATACATCAGCCTGACCGCCGATCAGGAAATTTCGCTAGGGTTGCAATCCGAACCGCGCATGATCGCTGAATTTGGCGGGCTGTACCAAAATAAACAGGTGCAAGACGCCATCGATCAGATCGGCTTTCGGTTGGTGAACAACAGCATCGCCCAAAACACCCCCTGGCAGTTTGAATTTAGCGTGTTGAACGACAACCAAACGGTCAACGCCTTCGCCCTCCCCGGTGGGCGGGTGTTCATCACAACCGCGCTGCTCTCCCGCTTGGAAACGAATGACGAAGTGGCGGGCGTCTTGGCGCACGAGATTGTGCATGTTTTGGCGCGGCATGGGACGCAGCGCATTGCCAAAAGCGATCTGACCAACGGCTTGCTCGGCGCGGTTAGTGTGGCAACCGGCGACGCCAGCGCCGCCCAAACCGCCGCCATGATTGGGCAGTTGATCAACCTGAAATATGGACGTGATGATGAACTGCAATCGGATGCGTTGGGCGTCTGCTTGATGATTCAAGCTGGCTACAACCCAGAGGGGATGCTTAAAGTGCAGCGCCTTTTGGCATCGCTCGGCGGGGCGCGGCAGCCGGAATACCTTAGCACACACCCCAACCCCGAAAACCGCATTGCCAAAATTCAAGCGGCAATCGCCAACGCCGCTGCGGAATGTCCGAAGTAG